A region from the Citrobacter telavivensis genome encodes:
- a CDS encoding MFS transporter, whose translation MTAISSRKALQRRTWALFMFFFLPGLLMASWATRTPAIRDTLSVSTAEMGAVLFGLSIGSMSGILCSAWLVKRFGTRKVIRTTMSCAIVGMLVLSLALWLTSPLLFALGLGVFGASFGSAEVAINIEGAAVEREMNKTVLPMMHGFYSFGTLAGAGVGMALTAFGVAATTHIVLASLVAIAPVFIAIKAIPDGTGKNASDGSHPEEKGVPFWRDIQLLLIGVVVLAMAFAEGSANDWLPLLMVDGHGFSPTSGSLIYAGFTLGMTVGRFTGGWFIDRYSRVAVVRASALMGALGIGLIIFVDSAWVAGVSVVLWGLGASLGFPLTISAASDTGPDAPTRVSVVATTGYLAFLVGPPLLGYLGEHYGLRSAMLVVLALVLLAAVVARAVAKPHSTTQSAMEKG comes from the coding sequence ATGACTGCCATCTCTTCACGCAAAGCCCTGCAACGCCGAACCTGGGCACTTTTTATGTTCTTCTTTTTGCCCGGCCTGCTTATGGCCTCCTGGGCCACACGTACGCCAGCCATTCGTGACACGCTCTCGGTCTCGACGGCGGAAATGGGGGCGGTGCTGTTTGGCCTCTCAATAGGTTCGATGAGCGGTATCCTTTGTTCGGCCTGGCTGGTGAAACGATTTGGCACGCGCAAAGTGATTCGCACTACGATGTCCTGCGCGATTGTGGGGATGCTGGTGCTGAGTCTGGCGCTATGGTTGACCTCCCCACTGTTGTTTGCGCTGGGTTTAGGTGTGTTCGGTGCCAGTTTTGGCTCCGCGGAAGTGGCGATCAATATTGAAGGGGCGGCCGTCGAACGGGAGATGAACAAAACCGTGCTGCCGATGATGCATGGATTTTACAGCTTCGGCACGCTGGCGGGCGCGGGCGTCGGGATGGCACTGACGGCCTTTGGCGTCGCGGCAACCACCCATATTGTGCTGGCCTCGCTGGTGGCGATTGCGCCGGTTTTTATTGCGATCAAAGCCATTCCCGACGGAACAGGCAAAAACGCCAGTGACGGTTCTCATCCCGAAGAGAAAGGCGTTCCCTTCTGGCGTGATATTCAGTTGCTGCTGATTGGCGTTGTGGTGCTGGCGATGGCGTTTGCTGAAGGCTCCGCCAACGACTGGTTACCGCTGCTGATGGTGGACGGCCACGGGTTTAGCCCAACGTCAGGTTCACTGATTTACGCGGGCTTCACGCTCGGGATGACCGTCGGGCGCTTTACCGGCGGCTGGTTTATTGACCGCTACAGTCGCGTGGCGGTGGTGCGCGCCAGCGCCCTGATGGGAGCGCTTGGAATCGGTTTGATTATTTTCGTCGACAGCGCCTGGGTGGCAGGCGTCTCCGTGGTACTGTGGGGCCTGGGGGCATCGCTCGGCTTCCCGTTAACGATTTCAGCGGCCAGCGACACGGGGCCGGATGCGCCCACGCGCGTCAGCGTCGTGGCAACCACCGGCTATCTGGCATTTCTCGTTGGCCCTCCGCTGCTGGGCTACCTCGGTGAGCACTACGGCTTACGCAGCGCCATGCTGGTGGTGCTGGCGCTGGTGCTGCTGGCCGCAGTTGTCGCCAGAGCCGTTGCTAAACCACATTCAACTACGCAATCTGCGATGGAGAAGGGATAA
- a CDS encoding Cof-type HAD-IIB family hydrolase gives MGIKLIAVDMDGTFLSDQKTYNRERFLAQYQQMKAQGIRFAVASGNQYYQLISFFPEIAHEISFVAENGGWVVSEGQDIFNGDLAKSDFTAIVDHLLTRADVEIIACGKNSAYTLKAYNDEMKATAGMYYHRLEFVDDFDNINDVFFKFGLNISDDRIPEVQQALHDAIGDIMVPVHTGYGSIDLIIPGVHKANGLRLLQQRWGIDDNDVVVFGDGGNDLEMLRQAGFSFAMENAADVVAKAAKYRAGSNNKEGVLDIIDCVLKNDAPFN, from the coding sequence ATGGGTATTAAGTTAATTGCAGTCGATATGGATGGCACCTTTCTGAGCGATCAAAAGACCTATAATCGCGAACGTTTTCTGGCGCAGTATCAGCAGATGAAGGCACAGGGTATTCGTTTTGCGGTCGCCAGCGGCAACCAGTATTACCAGCTTATCTCTTTCTTTCCCGAGATTGCCCATGAGATCTCCTTTGTCGCGGAAAACGGCGGTTGGGTGGTGAGCGAAGGTCAGGATATCTTCAATGGCGATCTGGCGAAGTCCGACTTTACCGCCATTGTCGATCATCTGTTGACCCGTGCCGACGTAGAGATCATCGCCTGCGGTAAGAACAGCGCGTATACCCTGAAAGCGTACAACGACGAGATGAAAGCCACTGCGGGTATGTACTATCACCGCCTTGAGTTCGTGGATGACTTCGACAATATCAATGATGTGTTCTTCAAATTTGGCCTCAACATCTCTGACGATCGGATCCCGGAAGTTCAGCAAGCCCTGCACGACGCCATTGGCGATATCATGGTACCCGTTCACACCGGCTATGGCAGCATCGATCTCATTATCCCCGGCGTACACAAAGCGAACGGTCTGCGCCTGCTCCAGCAGCGTTGGGGAATTGATGATAACGACGTGGTGGTGTTTGGCGACGGCGGCAACGATCTTGAAATGCTACGCCAGGCGGGCTTCAGTTTTGCGATGGAAAATGCGGCGGATGTGGTGGCGAAGGCCGCGAAATACCGCGCAGGCTCGAACAACAAAGAAGGTGTCCTGGACATCATTGATTGCGTGCTGAAGAACGACGCGCCGTTTAATTAA
- a CDS encoding MdfA family multidrug efflux MFS transporter: MQNRLQQGARLGRQALLFPLCLVLYEFSTYIGNDMIQPGMLAVVEQFQAGIDWVPTSMTAYLAGGMFLQWLLGPLSDRIGRRPVMLAGVVWFIVTCLATLLAQSIEQFTLLRFLQGISLCFIGAVGYAAIQESFEEAVCIKITALMANVALIAPLLGPLVGAAWVHVLPWEGMFVLFAALAAVAFFGLQRAMPETATRIGEPLSLKALGSDYKLVLKNGRFVAGALALGFVSLPLLAWIAQSPIIIISGEQLSSYEYGLLQVPIFGALIAGNLVLARLTSRRTVRSLIIMGGWPIVLGLVIAAAATVVASHAYLWMTAGLSVYAFGIGVANAGLVRLTLFASDMSKGTVSAAMGMLQMLIFTVGIELSKYAWLGGGNGLFSLFNLANGILWLLLMFIFLKDKQVGNTREG, translated from the coding sequence ATGCAAAACCGTTTACAACAAGGTGCCCGTCTTGGACGTCAGGCGCTGCTTTTCCCTCTCTGTCTGGTGCTCTACGAATTTTCCACCTACATTGGCAACGATATGATCCAACCCGGCATGCTGGCGGTGGTGGAACAATTTCAGGCGGGAATAGACTGGGTTCCGACCTCCATGACCGCCTATCTGGCCGGGGGGATGTTTCTGCAATGGCTGCTAGGGCCGTTGTCGGATCGAATAGGTCGCCGTCCGGTGATGTTAGCGGGCGTAGTGTGGTTTATTGTGACCTGTCTGGCCACGCTGTTGGCGCAAAGCATTGAACAGTTTACGCTGCTGCGTTTTTTGCAGGGTATCAGCCTGTGCTTCATTGGCGCAGTGGGCTATGCGGCCATTCAGGAGTCCTTTGAAGAGGCGGTGTGTATCAAAATCACGGCGCTGATGGCGAACGTCGCGCTAATAGCGCCGCTGCTGGGACCCCTGGTGGGGGCCGCCTGGGTGCATGTCCTGCCGTGGGAAGGCATGTTTGTGCTGTTCGCGGCACTGGCGGCAGTCGCCTTCTTTGGCCTGCAGCGTGCGATGCCGGAGACGGCCACACGAATCGGCGAACCGCTGTCCCTGAAGGCGTTGGGCAGCGATTACAAACTGGTGCTGAAGAATGGTCGCTTTGTCGCCGGCGCGCTGGCGCTGGGATTTGTCAGCCTGCCGCTGCTGGCCTGGATTGCCCAGTCGCCGATTATCATCATCAGCGGTGAGCAGCTCAGTAGCTACGAGTATGGCCTGCTACAGGTACCGATTTTTGGTGCGCTGATTGCAGGGAATCTGGTGCTGGCGCGCCTGACCTCGCGACGTACGGTGCGTTCGCTCATCATCATGGGCGGCTGGCCGATTGTGCTCGGGCTGGTTATCGCCGCAGCGGCAACGGTGGTCGCGTCTCACGCCTACCTGTGGATGACGGCAGGACTGAGCGTTTACGCTTTCGGCATCGGCGTGGCAAACGCCGGACTGGTGCGCCTCACGCTGTTCGCCAGCGACATGAGTAAAGGCACGGTTTCTGCGGCGATGGGGATGCTGCAAATGCTGATCTTTACCGTCGGAATTGAGCTGAGCAAATACGCCTGGCTGGGCGGAGGAAACGGCCTGTTCAGCCTGTTTAACCTGGCAAACGGTATCCTGTGGCTGCTGCTGATGTTTATCTTCCTGAAAGATAAACAGGTCGGAAATACGCGGGAAGGGTAA
- the ybjG gene encoding undecaprenyl-diphosphate phosphatase: MLENINYSLFYLINATPDSASWMISLAIFIAKDLINSVPLLAVVLWLWGPREQVCAQRQMIVKMAMALVVSLLVSWVMGHLFPHDRPFADHIGYNYLQHAADDSFPSDHGTVIFTFALAFLLWHRLWSGVLLMALAVTIAWSRVYLGVHWPLDMLGGLLAGMIGCLSAQILWQKFGPALYRGLQYCYRICFALPIRKGWVRD; this comes from the coding sequence ATGCTGGAAAATATTAACTATTCGCTGTTCTACTTAATCAATGCCACGCCGGACTCGGCATCGTGGATGATTTCCCTTGCCATTTTTATCGCCAAAGATCTGATTAACAGCGTCCCGCTGTTAGCCGTTGTCCTCTGGCTGTGGGGACCGCGCGAACAGGTTTGCGCACAGCGGCAGATGATCGTCAAAATGGCGATGGCGCTGGTGGTCAGCCTGCTGGTGTCCTGGGTAATGGGACATCTGTTCCCGCACGACCGTCCGTTTGCCGATCACATTGGCTATAATTATCTCCAGCATGCGGCTGATGACTCGTTCCCCAGCGATCATGGCACGGTGATTTTCACCTTCGCGCTGGCGTTTTTGCTCTGGCATCGTCTCTGGTCCGGCGTTCTGCTGATGGCGCTGGCCGTGACCATCGCCTGGTCCCGAGTGTATCTCGGCGTACACTGGCCGCTCGACATGCTCGGCGGACTGCTGGCGGGGATGATCGGCTGTCTGAGCGCGCAGATTTTGTGGCAAAAATTCGGCCCGGCCCTCTATCGTGGCCTGCAATATTGTTACCGTATCTGCTTCGCCCTGCCGATTCGTAAAGGCTGGGTGCGTGACTAA
- the deoR gene encoding DNA-binding transcriptional repressor DeoR — translation METRREERIGQLLQALKRSDKLHLKEAATLLGVSEMTIRRDLNNNSAPVVLLGGYIVLEPRSASHYLLSDQKSRLVEEKRRAAQLAANLVQPHQTLFFDCGTTTPWIIEAIDNDIPFTAVCYSLNTFLALQEKPLCRAILSGGEFHASNAIFKPLDARETLNTICPDIAFYSAAGIHISKGATCFNLEELPVKHWAMSMAQYHVLVVDHSKFGKVRPARMGDLKHFDAVISDSCPDDEFVSFAKAQRITLMY, via the coding sequence ATGGAAACACGTCGCGAAGAGCGTATTGGTCAATTGCTGCAGGCGCTGAAACGCAGCGATAAGCTCCATCTTAAGGAAGCCGCGACCCTGCTGGGCGTCTCTGAAATGACCATTCGTCGCGACCTGAATAACAACAGCGCGCCGGTGGTGCTGTTAGGTGGTTATATTGTGCTGGAACCCCGCAGCGCCAGCCACTATCTGCTCAGCGATCAAAAGTCCCGTCTGGTGGAAGAAAAGCGTCGCGCGGCGCAACTGGCAGCAAATCTGGTGCAGCCACATCAAACGCTGTTTTTTGACTGCGGCACCACCACACCGTGGATCATCGAAGCTATCGATAATGACATCCCGTTTACTGCTGTCTGCTATTCCCTGAATACGTTTCTGGCGTTGCAGGAAAAACCGCTCTGTCGGGCGATCCTCTCTGGCGGCGAATTCCACGCCAGCAATGCGATTTTCAAACCGCTTGATGCCAGGGAAACGTTAAACACGATCTGTCCGGATATTGCCTTCTACTCGGCGGCGGGCATCCACATCAGTAAAGGGGCGACCTGTTTTAATCTGGAAGAGTTGCCGGTGAAACACTGGGCGATGTCGATGGCTCAGTACCACGTGCTGGTGGTTGATCACAGCAAATTTGGTAAGGTCCGTCCGGCGCGGATGGGGGATTTAAAGCACTTTGACGCGGTGATCAGCGACAGTTGCCCTGACGATGAATTTGTCAGCTTCGCCAAAGCACAGCGGATTACGCTGATGTACTAA
- the dacC gene encoding serine-type D-Ala-D-Ala carboxypeptidase — MTQYVSSLRNFAAGSALLFLFAPTVMAAEQTIDAPGVDARAWILMDYSSGKVLAEGNADEKLDPASLTKIMTSYVVGQALKAGKIKLTDMVTIGKDAWATGNPALRGSSVMFLKPGDQVAVSDLNKGVIIQSGNDACIALADYVAGSQESFIGLMNGYAKKLGLTNTTFQTVHGLDAPGQFSTARDMALLGKALIHDVPEEYAIHKEKEFTFNKIRQPNRNRLLWSSSLNVDGMKTGTTAGAGYNLVASATQGDMRLISVVLGTKTDRIRFNESEKLLTWGFRFFETVTPIKPDATFVTQRVWFGDKSEVNLGAGEAGSVTIPRGQLKNLKASFTLTEPQLTAPLKKGQVVGTIDFQLNGKSIEQRPLIVMEAVEEGGFFGRMWDFVLMKFHQWFGSWFS, encoded by the coding sequence ATGACGCAATACGTTTCTTCCCTTCGTAATTTCGCAGCGGGTTCAGCACTTTTATTTCTCTTCGCGCCAACGGTGATGGCGGCGGAACAGACGATTGACGCGCCAGGCGTCGATGCGCGCGCGTGGATTTTAATGGATTACTCCAGCGGTAAGGTACTGGCAGAAGGCAATGCCGATGAGAAGCTGGATCCTGCCAGTCTGACGAAAATCATGACCAGCTATGTGGTGGGACAGGCGCTAAAAGCAGGGAAAATTAAACTGACCGACATGGTGACGATAGGCAAAGACGCCTGGGCGACCGGTAACCCGGCGCTGCGCGGCTCCTCGGTCATGTTCCTGAAACCTGGCGATCAGGTGGCGGTTTCCGATCTCAATAAAGGCGTGATTATTCAGTCCGGCAACGACGCCTGTATCGCGCTTGCAGACTATGTTGCGGGCAGCCAGGAGTCGTTTATCGGTTTGATGAACGGCTATGCGAAAAAGCTCGGGCTGACAAACACCACTTTCCAGACGGTACACGGTCTGGATGCGCCGGGCCAGTTCAGCACCGCGCGCGACATGGCGCTGCTGGGTAAAGCGCTGATCCATGATGTACCGGAAGAGTATGCGATTCATAAAGAGAAAGAGTTCACTTTTAACAAGATTCGCCAGCCCAACCGTAACCGTCTGCTCTGGAGTTCCAGCCTTAACGTTGATGGCATGAAAACAGGCACCACGGCGGGAGCCGGATACAACCTGGTCGCGTCGGCCACCCAGGGGGATATGCGGCTTATTTCGGTTGTGCTGGGCACCAAAACCGACCGTATCCGTTTTAATGAATCAGAAAAATTGCTGACCTGGGGCTTCCGCTTCTTTGAGACCGTAACGCCTATCAAACCGGATGCCACCTTTGTGACCCAGCGCGTCTGGTTTGGTGACAAGAGTGAGGTGAACCTGGGGGCGGGTGAAGCCGGTTCCGTGACCATTCCGCGTGGTCAGTTGAAAAACCTGAAAGCCAGCTTTACGCTGACCGAACCGCAACTCACCGCGCCGCTGAAAAAAGGCCAGGTGGTTGGGACCATTGATTTCCAACTGAACGGCAAGTCGATTGAACAGCGTCCGCTGATCGTGATGGAAGCGGTAGAAGAGGGCGGGTTCTTTGGCCGGATGTGGGATTTCGTGCTGATGAAATTCCATCAGTGGTTCGGTAGCTGGTTCTCTTAA
- a CDS encoding glutathione S-transferase, producing MITLWGRNNSTNVKKVLWTLEELELPFNHILAGGQFGLNHDADYLAMNPNGLVPLLRDDESDLLLWESNAIVRYLAAQYGQKRLWVESPARRAEGEKWMDWANQTLSPAHRVVLFGLVRTPPEQRDRAAIDAGAKRCDELFAILDAALANQPWFSGNEFGTGDIAIAPFVYNLYNVGLTWTPRQHLERWYQQLSERPAFRKTVMIPVS from the coding sequence ATGATTACGCTGTGGGGCAGGAATAACTCAACCAACGTCAAGAAAGTGTTGTGGACGCTCGAAGAACTGGAATTGCCGTTTAACCATATCCTGGCGGGAGGACAGTTTGGCCTGAACCACGACGCAGACTATCTGGCGATGAACCCAAACGGTCTGGTGCCTTTGCTGCGTGATGATGAAAGCGATCTGCTGCTGTGGGAATCCAACGCCATCGTACGTTATCTGGCTGCACAGTATGGACAAAAACGTCTGTGGGTCGAGTCTCCGGCGCGTCGGGCGGAAGGCGAAAAATGGATGGACTGGGCTAATCAAACCTTGAGTCCGGCGCACCGCGTGGTGCTTTTTGGTTTAGTGAGAACGCCGCCGGAACAGCGCGATCGCGCCGCCATTGATGCGGGAGCGAAGCGCTGCGACGAGCTGTTTGCAATCCTCGATGCAGCACTGGCTAACCAGCCCTGGTTTTCAGGTAACGAGTTTGGCACCGGTGATATCGCCATCGCCCCGTTCGTCTACAACCTGTACAACGTGGGGCTGACGTGGACGCCGCGTCAGCATCTTGAGCGCTGGTACCAGCAACTCAGCGAACGCCCGGCATTTCGTAAAACGGTCATGATTCCGGTCAGCTAA
- a CDS encoding 1,4-beta-xylanase, translated as MPQQWSTARAQSWYQHHGWACGFNYLPRTAVNWNEMWQADTFDLPVIEQELAWAERYGYNALRTNLPFIVWQHDREGLLSRIDAFLEVAARHQIQVMMTLMDDCGFSGDEPWFGPQKAPTPGVHNSQAAASPGRAIVMDPDQWPQVEAYVHDILTHFSRDTRIAIWDLYNEPGNRGIFLSPQEYAEADVALEEYALQLVRAVFRWARSVDPLQPLTVGAWHVDHERWGTLKHPIDVAALALSDIISYHAYVPAARQSDILRALSQFNRPVLCTEWLSRHTHCVFSEQLPLFSAFDTGCYHWGLVQGKTQTWIPWPGVNQSHPVPQSLWFHDVLKPDGTPWCEEEMQLVKRLTDSRRNGD; from the coding sequence ATGCCACAACAATGGAGTACCGCCCGGGCGCAGTCCTGGTATCAACATCATGGATGGGCGTGCGGGTTCAATTACCTGCCACGAACCGCCGTCAACTGGAACGAGATGTGGCAGGCCGACACTTTCGATTTACCGGTCATTGAGCAGGAACTCGCCTGGGCGGAACGCTACGGCTATAACGCCTTACGGACCAACCTGCCGTTTATCGTCTGGCAGCACGACCGGGAGGGGTTACTGTCACGGATTGACGCGTTTCTGGAAGTCGCCGCGCGTCACCAGATTCAGGTGATGATGACGCTGATGGACGACTGCGGCTTTTCTGGCGATGAACCGTGGTTCGGTCCGCAAAAAGCGCCTACGCCGGGAGTGCATAACAGCCAGGCGGCGGCCAGCCCAGGCAGAGCCATCGTGATGGATCCCGACCAGTGGCCGCAGGTTGAAGCTTACGTTCACGATATCCTCACGCACTTTTCCCGCGACACGCGCATTGCAATCTGGGATTTGTACAATGAACCCGGCAACCGGGGGATTTTCCTCTCCCCGCAAGAGTATGCCGAAGCGGATGTGGCGCTGGAAGAGTATGCTCTGCAATTGGTGCGAGCCGTTTTTCGCTGGGCGCGCAGCGTGGATCCGTTGCAACCGTTAACCGTCGGTGCATGGCATGTGGATCATGAACGCTGGGGAACGCTTAAGCACCCGATCGACGTCGCTGCGCTGGCGCTCTCGGATATCATCAGCTATCACGCCTACGTGCCTGCCGCCAGGCAGTCGGACATTTTGCGCGCCCTTTCGCAGTTTAATCGCCCGGTGCTGTGTACCGAGTGGCTTTCACGCCATACCCACTGCGTGTTCAGCGAACAGCTTCCCCTTTTTAGCGCTTTTGATACAGGTTGTTATCACTGGGGACTGGTGCAGGGAAAAACCCAGACCTGGATCCCCTGGCCTGGTGTGAATCAATCTCATCCGGTTCCGCAATCACTGTGGTTTCACGATGTTCTGAAACCGGATGGCACGCCCTGGTGTGAGGAGGAAATGCAACTGGTGAAACGGCTTACGGATTCCCGGCGGAACGGGGACTGA
- a CDS encoding PQQ-dependent sugar dehydrogenase, translating into MRRSLIPLIPLCIIPWFTQAETPGVNVEVLQTKLDHPWALAFLPGDNGMLITLKGGQLRHWQAGKGLSDPIPGVPKVWANGQGGLLDVALAPDFSQSRRVWLSFAQADTQGKAGTAVGYGRLSDDLSRLENFQTVFRQMPKLSTGNHFGGRLVFDGKGYLFIGLGENNQRSTAQDLDKLQGKVVRLTEQGKIPQDNPFVNQPGARAEIWSYGIRNPQGMAMNPWSDVLWLNEHGPRGGDEINIPEKGKNYGWPLATWGINYSGLKIPEAQGEKVAGTEQPIFYWQKSPAVSGMAFYNRETFPQWHKKLFIGALKDQDVIVMSVDGNKVTEDGRILGERRQRIRDVRVGPDGYLYVLTDESDGELLKVSPRSAGNP; encoded by the coding sequence ATGCGTCGCTCGCTTATCCCTTTAATTCCATTGTGCATTATTCCCTGGTTTACGCAGGCTGAAACGCCTGGGGTTAATGTCGAGGTGCTGCAAACCAAACTTGACCATCCGTGGGCGCTGGCCTTTCTGCCAGGCGACAACGGCATGCTTATCACCCTGAAGGGCGGACAGTTGCGCCACTGGCAGGCAGGTAAAGGGCTTTCTGATCCGATCCCTGGCGTACCTAAGGTCTGGGCGAACGGTCAGGGCGGCCTTCTGGACGTGGCGTTGGCGCCGGACTTTAGCCAGTCGCGACGCGTCTGGCTCAGTTTTGCGCAGGCCGATACGCAGGGTAAGGCAGGAACCGCGGTGGGCTATGGTCGACTTAGCGACGATCTTTCGCGACTGGAAAACTTCCAGACCGTCTTCCGCCAGATGCCAAAACTGTCAACCGGCAACCATTTCGGTGGGCGGCTGGTTTTTGATGGCAAGGGCTACCTGTTCATTGGACTGGGAGAAAACAACCAGCGGTCGACCGCGCAGGATCTCGATAAATTGCAGGGTAAAGTGGTGCGTCTGACCGAACAGGGGAAAATCCCGCAGGACAATCCGTTTGTCAATCAGCCGGGGGCGCGTGCGGAAATCTGGTCTTACGGCATTCGCAACCCGCAGGGGATGGCGATGAATCCGTGGAGCGATGTGCTGTGGCTGAACGAACACGGGCCGCGCGGCGGGGATGAGATCAATATCCCTGAAAAAGGGAAAAACTATGGCTGGCCGCTGGCGACCTGGGGTATCAACTACAGCGGGCTTAAGATCCCGGAAGCGCAGGGCGAAAAGGTAGCAGGCACCGAACAGCCCATTTTCTACTGGCAGAAATCACCTGCCGTCAGCGGAATGGCATTTTATAACCGCGAGACGTTCCCCCAATGGCACAAGAAACTGTTTATTGGTGCACTGAAGGATCAGGATGTGATTGTGATGAGCGTTGACGGCAATAAGGTGACTGAAGACGGACGTATTCTGGGAGAACGGAGGCAGCGGATCCGTGATGTACGCGTCGGGCCTGACGGTTATCTGTACGTGTTAACCGACGAGTCCGACGGCGAGTTACTTAAAGTCAGTCCCCGTTCCGCCGGGAATCCGTAA
- the bssR gene encoding biofilm formation regulator BssR, which yields MFVDRLRTDLLNKLINARIDLAAYLQLRMAKGYMSVSENDHLRENFFELNRELHDKSLRLNLHLDQEEWDALHHAEGALAAAAVCLMSGHHDCPTFIAVNAEKLNTCLTALTLSIQSLQAHSTLENA from the coding sequence ATGTTCGTTGACAGACTGAGAACCGATCTGCTGAATAAGCTCATCAACGCCAGGATCGACCTCGCTGCGTATCTGCAGCTAAGGATGGCGAAAGGATACATGTCAGTCAGCGAGAATGATCATCTACGTGAGAACTTTTTCGAACTGAACCGCGAGCTGCACGATAAATCGTTGCGCTTGAATCTGCATCTCGATCAAGAAGAGTGGGATGCATTGCACCATGCCGAAGGTGCACTCGCCGCTGCGGCGGTGTGCCTGATGAGCGGACACCACGACTGTCCGACTTTTATTGCCGTCAATGCAGAAAAACTCAATACCTGCCTGACAGCCTTAACGCTGAGCATTCAGAGTTTGCAGGCTCATTCAACGCTTGAAAATGCCTGA
- the rimO gene encoding 30S ribosomal protein S12 methylthiotransferase RimO, whose protein sequence is MSKVTHQPKIGFVSLGCPKNLVDSERILTELRTEGYDVVPSYDDADMVIVNTCGFIDSAVQESLEAIGEALNENGKVIVTGCLGAKEDQIREVHPKVLEITGPHSYEQVLEHVHHYVPKPKHNPFLSLVPEQGVKLTPRHYAYLKISEGCNHRCTFCIIPSMRGDLVSRPIGDVLSEAKRLVDAGVKEILVISQDTSAYGVDVKHRTGFYNGEPVKTSMVSLCEQLSKLGIWTRLHYVYPYPHVDDVIPLMAEGKILPYLDIPLQHASPRILKLMKRPGSVDRQLARIKQWREICPELTLRSTFIVGFPGETEDDFQMLLDFLKEARLDRVGCFKYSPVDGAGANELPDQVPEEVKEARWNRFMQLQQQISAERLQEKVGREILVIVDEVDEEGAIGRSMADAPEIDGAVYLNGETNVKPGDVIRVKVENADEYDLWGTRV, encoded by the coding sequence ATGAGCAAAGTAACCCACCAGCCGAAAATCGGCTTCGTTTCCCTCGGCTGTCCGAAAAACCTCGTCGATTCGGAACGAATCCTGACTGAACTGCGTACCGAAGGCTACGATGTTGTCCCGAGCTACGACGACGCCGATATGGTGATCGTCAACACCTGCGGCTTTATCGACAGCGCAGTGCAGGAATCACTGGAAGCCATTGGCGAAGCGCTGAATGAAAACGGTAAGGTGATCGTCACCGGCTGTCTGGGTGCGAAAGAAGATCAGATCCGTGAAGTCCATCCGAAAGTGCTGGAAATCACGGGTCCGCATAGCTATGAACAGGTTCTGGAACACGTCCACCACTACGTGCCGAAACCGAAGCACAATCCGTTCCTGAGCCTGGTGCCTGAGCAAGGCGTGAAGCTGACTCCACGCCATTATGCCTACCTGAAAATTTCTGAAGGTTGCAACCATCGCTGCACCTTCTGCATCATTCCCTCGATGCGTGGCGATCTGGTCAGCCGTCCGATTGGCGATGTGCTGAGCGAAGCAAAACGTCTGGTCGATGCGGGCGTCAAAGAGATCCTTGTAATTTCACAGGATACCTCCGCCTACGGCGTAGACGTGAAGCACCGCACCGGGTTCTATAACGGTGAGCCGGTGAAAACCAGTATGGTCAGCCTGTGCGAACAACTGTCAAAACTGGGCATCTGGACGCGTCTGCACTATGTCTACCCGTATCCGCATGTCGACGATGTCATCCCGCTGATGGCGGAAGGCAAGATCCTGCCATACCTGGATATCCCACTTCAGCACGCCAGCCCGCGCATTCTCAAACTGATGAAGCGCCCTGGCTCGGTCGACCGTCAACTGGCACGCATTAAACAATGGCGCGAAATCTGTCCGGAACTGACCCTGCGCTCGACGTTTATTGTCGGTTTCCCGGGGGAAACGGAAGACGATTTCCAGATGCTGCTCGACTTCCTGAAAGAAGCGCGTCTTGACCGCGTAGGCTGCTTCAAATACAGCCCGGTAGACGGCGCAGGTGCCAATGAACTGCCGGATCAGGTACCGGAAGAGGTTAAAGAAGCGCGCTGGAACCGTTTTATGCAACTGCAGCAGCAGATCTCCGCTGAACGCCTGCAGGAGAAAGTGGGTCGCGAAATTCTGGTGATCGTCGATGAAGTCGACGAAGAAGGCGCGATTGGCCGCAGTATGGCCGACGCACCGGAAATTGACGGCGCAGTCTATCTGAACGGTGAAACCAACGTGAAACCGGGCGACGTGATCCGCGTGAAAGTGGAAAACGCCGACGAGTACGATCTGTGGGGCACGCGCGTTTAA